A region from the Chanodichthys erythropterus isolate Z2021 chromosome 5, ASM2448905v1, whole genome shotgun sequence genome encodes:
- the LOC137020633 gene encoding C-X-C motif chemokine 3, giving the protein MAGHSALTHSNTLIMTLIAYALLAFNLSILLTVQVVESQHVPKTCQCPQTKIKVRGPFSNFTVTPKGPTCLQDEIIVILQRNNNSVCLNPEGGQGKRLLECWQRMQRNGKDNKRCLRQRKPRQRKRIQAKPTVTS; this is encoded by the exons ATGGCAGGCCATTCAGCACTTACACACAGCAACACTCTCATCATGACGCTAATAGCTTATGCTTTGCTGGCTTTCAACCTCAGTATCCTTCTAACAG TCCAAGTGGTGGAGAGTCAACATGTTCCAAAGACCTGTCAGTGTCCAcagaccaaaataaaagtcaggGGACCATTTTCAAATTTCACAGTCACTCCAAAAGGACCTACCTGCTTACAGGATGAGATCAT AGTCATACTGCAGAGGAACAATAACTCTGTGTGTCTGAATCCGGAAGGTGGCCAAGGCAAAAGGCTTCTGGAATGTTGGCAAAG gATGCAAAGGAATGGCAAGGACAATAAAAGATGCTTACGCCAACGGAAGCCCAGGCAAAGAAAGAGGATCCAGGCAAAACCAACGGTTACATCTTAA
- the cxcl18a.1 gene encoding chemokine (C-X-C motif) ligand 18a, duplicate 1: MALRTLRASISLLLLLLVCLQFTTEKSTAAISSREKCECIEETGSVQWKKITDYKIIEKYPFCNKVQIILQLPGKNVCLNPESKQGKKLQRCWKRIKFNIRKKKACLILKRKNGPKNPKKQ, encoded by the exons ATGGCTTTGAGGACTCTGCGAGCGAGTATCAGCCTGCTGCTCCTGCTCTTAGTCTGCTTACAATTCACAACAG AAAAGAGTACTGCTGCAATATCTTCTCGAGAAAAATGCGAGTGCATTGAGGAGACTGGCTCGGTGCAATGGAAAAAAATCACAGACTACAAAATCATAGAGAAATATCCTTTCTGCAACAAGgttcagatcat ACTTCAGCTGCCAGGTAAAAACGTTTGTCTAAATCCAGAGTCCAAGCAGGGGAAAAAACTGCAAAGATGCTGGAAAAG GATTAAATTCAACATACGGAAGAAGAAGGCCTGCCTGATACTCAAGAGGAAAAATGGACCAAAAAATCCCAAGAAACAATAA